In Candidatus Bathyarchaeia archaeon, the genomic stretch CCAAAAACCAGTGGTTTCTTCTTAAGCCTCTCACCAAACTCCAAATAGTTTTTAATATATTGTCCAAGCGGAATCGAAATAAAGTCCTGGATACTCATTACATTAATTTCATATTTACCCTGCTCTTCTGTAATGGCAAATGTTGTTTCTGTCTCAAGCGATGCACCATAAACTATGATCCCATGCTTCCAGTCATACCCCTGCTGTATAGGCACATAAGCCCTATAATCACGTCCACCATAAATGATTGCGCCAATTTCGACCCCTAGTGGATTATCTAGCTCCGGGTCACAATTTGGCAGCACTTTAAGAGATACTGTATAGCGGGCGTTCTCGCTTGCCGGTGGAATCTCCTTGCCATTCGCCCCCTTCTTCCCTTTCCACCATTTCCCAGAAAAGTTTATGCCCTCATCTGGGAGATCACAACCCATGCCCAGCCACCAAACTTTAGCATCCTTAATTAAAACATTAGAGAAAATTATTTCATTTGGACTTGTAATCACTTGATAGATGATGGGGTCATCTATTGGATTAACGTTTTGAAGGATCCCAAATATTCCCATCTCAGCATTTGCTGCGCGACAAACACCGTCAATATTACGGAGATAGGCTATGTCATCAGCAAGTATGGTTTCGCCTGGAAGCATAGCTGTTGATGTTTTACCGCAGGCGCTGGGAAAAGCTCCAGCAATGTATGTTTTTCGTCCTCCAGGACCATGCACACCCATTACCATAAAGTGCTCAGCAAGCCACCCTTCTCTATGGGCTTTACGTATAGCCAAACGCAACGCTAGCTTTTTAAAACCTATAGAGTTTCCAGCATATTGAGTATTAACGCTGTAGACAGTATTAGTCACATAATCGATGTAGATACGTTTCTTATCATGGTCTATACTTATCATCCTCTCATTTAATCTTCCAGAGGAGTGTAAAGTCTTAAAGAAATCAGTGTCTGGGTTCATATGGAGAAAAGTTTCATAACCTTTACGATAAAGCAAGCTTACTGAGTGAGCCACATACCATGAGTTAGTGCACTCAAGACATGGTATCGTAAAAATAGAGTTAGCTGGACCAAGTATTAATAAGCGTACAATCATAGTACGCCCTTCCATCGACCCCCTAAGTAAGCTAAATATCTCTCTTAATCCCTCATCTCGGTCGATTTGTTTTAGGGTAGGACTCAAATGATCTCCCTTTGGAACAAGAAGTTTTGTTGCCTCTCTGTCCCTTCCCTGATCATATGGACCGTCAAAATGGAAAGTATGCCCTGGTGTAGATAAAGCCGCGCTCTCCTCACCGCTGACGATAGCCATGTGCTTAATATATGCTATTTCATCCGGGGTATCGCTACAAACGAAAATTTCTTTTGGATTACAAAGTTCAGCGGCTTCAGCAATAAATTTATGGACAGTAGGGTTGGGTATAGCACGTAGTTTTTCATAGTTCTCCTGATCCATTCTCTTTCTCAATATATCAAGATACTCATTTTCTTGTTCCCGAATCATAGATGCCCCTCGATTCTCTTTAAGCCATTTAGGTAACATTTAGATCTTATGACTGCTAATATAGGCAATTTTCCATATAATTGCAGTTTACACGCTTATAAATTTTACTTAAATCGATAAATAGTTACGAAAAACGTAAAATATGAATTTCTAACCGTAACAAATTTTTCTCTATCCGAATGTATCAATTACTCCAATAAATTCAATATTAATAATATTCTGTAAGCTAATCCGCCCACGAGGATTGCAAATAAAATTTCAGTAATTGTAATTGCCAAAGCTTTTCTCCATCTAAACTCTTTCACGCATGATGCTATAGTTGCAATACAGGGGACATAAAGTATTACTACTAAGGTAAATGTGAACATTTGTATTGGTCTTAAAGCCGATTGAAAGTTTGTTGTCCCAAGTAATGTTTCAAGCAAAACCAATGTTAACTCTTTTCTTAAAACTCCAAAGATTAATAGTACACCAGATATCTCCGGCAAACCAAGCCAGCTAACAGTTACTGGACTTAAAATATACGAAATTGTTTCCAAGACGCCAGATATCTCCATGATCCTAATCAACATTCCGCTCACAATTACAAGTGGAAATGATATTTTGAGGAACTCTTCAAGTCTAAACCATGTCTGCTTAATAGCTGTTTTTAGGTGTGGAAGCCTGTAATCCGGCATCTCCATTATCAATGCTGTCGGCTCGCCTGGCAGTATCTTAAATGCCAACCTCCCGAGAATAAGGACAATCATTAAGTCTACTATATATAGTGTCAGCGCCCACCCTATTCCAAGATATGTTCCAACAAGTCCCATAATCACTACAGTTCTTGCGGCACACGGTATTAATGTGACAACAAATCCAGCTATAAGCCTTTCCCTCTCGGTCTCCATTATTCTACAACCCAAACAAGCTGGAACACTGCATCCATACCCAAGCATTAATGGGATAAAAGCCTTGCCATGTAAACCTATCTTATGCATTAATGTATCCATGAGAAATGCTATCCTAGCCAAATATCCAGAGTCTTCTAAGATATAAAGTATCAAATAAAATGGAATAATATATGGTAACGCTATAGTGATATTCGCTATAATCCCCTCAATGAGTCCACCCCAAATAATATCCTTAAGAGGGCCAAAACCGAGAATAGACTCAAACAAGGGCTCAAATCCATAAAGCAAATCACTAAGCACATTAGAAAGATAGCCACCAAAACCGAAAATTGTCAGAAGAACGCCAAAAACAACGAGAACCATTATTAGGTAACCCATGATTTTATGGGTTGTTATATTATGTATCCTTTCGCCTAATGAGGGCTTTATGCTTGGAAGAATTCTCTGAACCTCCCTCGCTATCCTGCCAGCCACTTCATAACGCTCGGAGGTTATTACTGTTGGACATGGATGCCCATGTATTCTCTCGATTTCCTCAGCTAAACTTCTAGCTAAATCCGGAATCTCCGGTTTTATCTCCCTTATTTCCTCCTCAATATACTCGTCCCCCTCAAGAAGTTTTATCGCAACCCATCTAATCGGATATTTAAGGCCGATATTTTTGAGGACACCCTCCAATCGTTGTATCCTTTCCTCGACTTCCTCACCATATCTTATTGTTATCTGATTTGAGAAGCCTTTTTCAATAGTTTCAATAGCCTTCTCAAGCAGCTCATGTAAACCTTTCCCCCTTATAGCAACTGTAGGAACAACCGGCACTTGCAGTATTTCCTCAAGTCTCTTATAATCTATCTTTATCCCTTTCCTTTCAGCCACATCAATTTGGTTTAACGCTATGATCAGCGGCGCTCCAAGCTCAATAAGTTGAAGTGTGAAAAAGAGATTTCTCTCGAGAATAGATGCGTCTACAACATTTATTACTAGATCGGGCTTCTCCATAATTATGTATTCTCTAGAGATAACCTCTTCAAGTGATAATGTTGATAGAGAGTATATGCCTGGCAAATCAATAACATCAATTGTATAGCCCTTGAAATGAAGGGTTCCCTCAGCCCTCTCAACAGTTTTCCCAGGCCAATTTCCAATATGCTGATGCAAACCAGTTAATTGATTAAATATCACAGATTTCCCAACATTTGCATTTCCAGCCAAAGCAATCCTAAGTTTTTTCCCACTCACCTACGTGCCTCCACAATAATCCTTTCAGCCATACCTCTGCCAAGCGCAAGCCTAAAACCTCTAACGTAGATTTCAATGGGACCATTAAAGGGCGCTGATTTAACTACTGCAATCTCCGTGCCAGGAGTTAGACCCATATCTATAAGCCTTTTATGAAAACCCTTCCCACAGCATCTTCCACGTCCAGAACCAGCCTCTATCGACACAATCACACCAGTTTCCCCCTCTTTTAGCGCCGTCAAGGGTACCCTCAATGCTTATCACCTTCAGGAAATTTATTCTTAACATTTTCTGATCATTATAAGTGAAGCAGTCTTGCAGCTTAGAGCTTGGGTTTTATCATTAACCTTAATGGTTATTGGGTCACCTGAGGGAGCTTTATCAATAACCGTAATGCTTCTCTTCGGCATTGCCCCAATTTTGGTAAGATACTGCAGAAATTCTTCATTTTCCTCAATTATTCTCGTAATAATTCCTTTTTCCCCAACATTGAATTTACTGAGGGGATATGTCTCTTCATCTACTATTTCCCCACTCTCATTTGGGATTGGATTCCCATGTGGGCAAGTCTTAGGATAACCAAGAACACACTCAATCTTTCTAGTAACCTCCCCATTTATCCAATGCTCAAGATTACACGCTATTCTATGAACCTTATCCCATCCGATCTCCAAAAAATCCATTAAGAGACATTCCAGGAGCCTGTGTTTTCTAATAACATTTAAGGCTATTTTACGCCCCTCCTCAGTTAATTTAACACCCCTATAGGGCACATGAATTACAAGTAAATTCTTTTCAAGTCTCTCAACAGTATTGGTTACTGTTCCTGGCGCAACATTTAGCATGGCAACTAAATCACTTGTTCGAGCAACACCATCACGTTCCTGAAGCCTATAAACAGCTTCAAGATATTCTTCAATTATATCAGAGATTTTCATCGATACCACTTTTTACGATTTTCCTCAAAAATATTTACGACTTATCGTATTTAAATTATTCTATCCCGCCAAAAGATAGGGGCAGATCAATCAAATATATTAGGGCGCCATAACCGCAACCTTAACTTGTTTAACGCCCTTCTTAGCCATTAATTCTTGAGACAATTTCCTTATATCCTTAACACTTCCATTAACCGCGATTATCTCTAGGCATTTATCCTCCTCTAAGTGTATATGTGTAGTGGAAGATATTATACTCCTAAATTTATGTTGAATACCCAGAATTTTTTCTAGAAGCTTTGGCTTATCTAAATAATACAAGATGAGTACGGCGCCAGCCACATGCTCTTCTTCCTCATGCGTCCACTTAAATTCGCTTATAAAGGCTCGCATAGCATCATGGACGGCTTTAGAACGATTCTCGTAACCTATGCTCTTCCAGACAAAATCAAACTCTTCAACAAGTTTTGGTGGCAACGATACGCTAAAGCGTACGATGCCAGATCTGCTCTCCATATAAACACCAAAAACTATTTTGGATCAGGATCTAGTTAAATTTAACCTTGGTTTTTGAGAGTTTTCGGTAAATTGAGAATGCTGTTAATCCGAAATAGTACGCTATTCCGAGGATCCCCACCCAAACACATAAACTGTAGATTTCTAATACAAGACTTGGATTGTATAGAGGGTTTATTATTATTGGATAGAAGGGTTTTATATCGCTATAAAGCGGTGCATCTAATAAAACATGAAACCCCGTCCCTGAGGTGCCTCCAAAAAGAAAGGATTTTAGGCTTAATCTGTCAGATGCTTCGAGCAGGAAAAACCTGTAAAGCAGATGTAAAAATCTTTCAAGCAGAAAAGCAAAATAGCCTAATATTAAGCCTGGCGGTAGAGCCAGTAAGAAAGTATGTAGATATCCATGTAAAGGATATTCGAGTCTAAAACAAATTACTAAAAGAGGCTCAACATCAAGAATAATATTTGCCAATAGAAATGTTGGAGCGTGAAGGTATCTCTTTAAGGGTAAACCTAGTCCTAACCCTAAACCCAAATGAAAAGGAGTAAAAGGCATAATCCGTCACCTTACCGCATAATATGTGGCTCATCATTTAAGCTTTCATTTTTAATACCCTCTTCTTGATTCTCTTCTATGGTGAATGAGAGTGGATTAAAGAATAAACTTTTAAGTTAGTGTTACATTATAAACTTTTAGTAACACATACTAAATGCAGCTAATTTAGTATTAACAGGTTGATGCATTGTGAGAGCGATTGAGCTAAGAGAAGTCTCAACAGTTTATGAGGGCGAGAGGAGACCAGCAATTAAAGATATTAATCTTACCATAGAAGTAGGTGAAATCGTTTATGTTATAGGTCCAAATGCTGCTGGAAAAACAACTCTTCTTGAAACAATAAATGGGTTGCTGCCGATCTCTAGGGGACAAGCCCTAGTTTTTAACATGGATGTACAGAAGAATGGATGGAAGATTAGACGGGAAATAGGCTATGTGCCGCAGGATTTCATAGCTGAGCTAGGGGAGCCATATACCGCTTTAGATGTCGTCTTAATGGGCCGATTTGGCAAGATTGGGGTTATAAATAAACCTACTAGGGAGGATAAAACGAGGGCGATTGAATCCATGAGACTCTTAGGCATTGAGGACTTAGCTAATAAACCTATCGGAAAGCTTTCTGGTGGACAACAACAAAAGGTCATGATTGCTAGAGCCTTAGCTAAGGAGCCGAAGATTCTTTTAATGGATGAGCCCTTCAGCAATTTAGATTCCGAATCTAGAGGAAGGGTTTTAGAGATCATTAATTGTTTAAATAAAGAGCGGAATGTAACTGTTATGATAGTTACGCATGATTTAAGGCAGATTTTAAATTCAAGCCATAGAATAATAGTCATGAATAATGGTAAAATAATTGCTGACGGTGATTTTAAAAGCGTATTTAATGTTGCTAAGGAGATTCTTCCCCACAAATTTAGGTGAGAAGCGCTTATGATGTGGCTTCAATATGCAATCTTCCAGAGGGCAATAATAGGATGTATAGTAACTGGATTACTCATGGGGCTTATAAGCACATTTGTTGTGAGAATGAGACTTACAGCGATAGGATATTCAATGTCACATAGCGCATTTGCTGGGGCAGCATTAGGCGTAGCCCTTTCAATGAACCCATTAATTACAGCAATGGTTTTCTCGGCTGTGACGGCATTACTTATAGGTCCAGCTGCGGATAAAGCCAGATTACCCATTGACACCATAACTAGTATAGCATTCTCGCTTAACATGGCTTTAGCATTCATCTTCTTAACACTCTCACCTCAAGTTGGCTTATCAAGCGAAGTTGCAAGCATTATATGGGGGAGCATAGTTGCTATAACTAATAATGATCTAATATATCTAGAGATACTGTTCCTTACAACCCTGACCCTAATATACCTCTTCTGGAAAGAGCTTTTCGCAATAATGTTTGATAGAAGGATGGCTGAAGCCGATGGAATAAATACAAAACCCTTCATTTACTCCATAATTTTCATTATTGGGATAGTTGTGGCACTCTCACTAAAACTTATTGGTGGAATACTTGTCTACTCACTTCTATTTAACCCAGCCTCCTCAACCTTACAGTTTTTACATGATATGAAAAAAGTGGTAATTTTATCGCCGATTATTGGAATGCTATCATGCGTATCTGGTTTTCTCATGTCCCTTATATTTGATGTGCCCGTTGGCGCATGCATAGCCTTAATCTCAACCCTAATATTTGCTATTTCGGTTGCTCTCTCACCAAAAAGGAGGAGGGTGATAGTATGAGTAACAAAGTATCTAAGATATTTCTGGCGTTACTCCTAGCATTGACTTCTTCAACCATTGGGTTACATATTAAGCCATCCCTAGCGGAGGAGAAGCCAGTAATTGTGTGCACAACAAATGTCTTAGGCTCAATAGTTAAGGATTTCATGGGGGAGAATGCTTCTATAACTGTTCTCGTGAACCCAAGCCTATGCCCAGCCGACTATGATATGAAACCAGGGGACATTTATGCCCTCAGTATAGCAAAAATATTCTTTTATCATGATATACCCGGGGAGAAACCTTGGCTAGAGAAGTTAATAAATGCTTCCGGAAACGAAAACCTCAAGAAAATTAGGGTTCCAGGAACGTATAATACTCCTGAGGGCGCCAAAAACTGTATAAGAGTAATTGGTGGAAATCTAAGTGAAATCCTATCGATTGACTTAAGTAATAAAATAGAGGAAATGCTAGCTGAAATAGATAGAGTTACAAATGAAATACGTAACAAGGCTCAATCCCTAGGAGTTAGCAGTATTAATGTGATATGTATGAAATGGCAGAAGACTTTCGTCGAATGGGTTGGCTTTAGAGTTATTGCCACCTTTGATCCGCCTGAAACCCTCTCGGTGAGCGATATAGAAAACCTGGTTAATGCAGCACGCAACAATAATGTTGCACTGATAATTGATAATCTTCAGGTTAGCACAGAGTTCGGCGCCTCAATAGCCTCAGAAACTGGAGCAGTACATGTTATTCTAACAAACTTTCCAGGAGCTATACCTGAAACTGAGAATTTAGCGGAAATGTTCCGCTATAATGCTGAACGCCTCTTTGATGGACTAATGAGGTGGAGGATTATAAGGGAAACAGAAACCCTTAAAGCTGAGAATGAGAACCTAAAAAACCAAGTAACAATATATCAAGGCCTCTTTGTAGCTATGGCGGTGCTGGCCATAGCGGAGTCCATAATATTAATTGTAAGGAGAAAAACTTTTTAAGCCGATTTTGATAGCGCTCTCTTCCCACAAAATTTTTATGTTTATTTAATCCTACCTTCTTTCCTAATATTAGTGGTGATACCGCTGGAAATCAACATAAAACCTACTAGGAGAGTTATTATTTTAGGCTTAGACCGAAGGGAACTGGAGAACCTTGGCTTCTGCGCCATAACATTTGGCGCAAGCCGACTCTTCTGGGTTAATGGCTATGTACTCTGCCTAGAAGTTTATGAAAAGTCTCTTGAATGTGAGATTGAGGGGGGCGAATTCTATATAAGTCATCTATGTTATGCGCCCCTCCCAAAATATAACAAAATTTTAGAGGTTGAGAGAGGCACCCAGATACCGATAGTAAATGCTTCAGACATGCAAATTTATAGAGAAATAATTAACGCTATATTAAAATTTGAACTTGAGAAAGAAGCCCGAGAATAATTTTCTGTAAATGTTCAAGCTACTCAATAAATCAAAAGGTTTTCATCCCACATTTTTATTAATTTGTCACATTCACTTTTAACGTCCTTTTTTCGGCTCTTTTCCCTTAATTTTCTCAGGAATTCTATGCGTTTTTCGAATGATTTGAGTTCAATTATGCCTTCATGAGGGTACAGCCCTTCGGTTTGCATCTGCATGTAATATGCCTCCTGTATGAATCTACCAGCAGCATCAATCGGATTTTCAACAGCATATTTATTCGCCCATATAGTTGCCTCAGAAACCCTTAGCTGCGTTAAACCATCAATCTCCTTTATACAACGAATATAAGTTCTTAAAAAATCATAGTAACCAGCTGTTTTAACGAGCATAATAGCCCGGCGAACTTTTTCTTTAAAATCCCGACTTCCTTCGATTTTCAGGCGGCGACCTCTGATAAAGCTGCTCATCCCCTTCAGCTCCATTAATCCATCTTGATAATGAAAGTGAGATATTATCCAGATTTACGTATAATGATTATAGGCACGATTATCATTAGCAAAGCTATAATCAACGATACTAATACGAGTATTAATGTAGCTGAGCCAGTTATATCATTCCATGCAAAAACTAGGGATAAAAAGATTAGTACTAATAGGGTGTATCCCATATTCATTATTGACCTAAGTATTGTTTCAGAGCTCATTACTTATTCTCTTCTATAATAGATCGGGACATACTTAAATATAAAACAATTATTCTTTCAAGATCAATCTTATATTATTTATCCAAAATTGTTATCTGGTGAAAAAGGCTTTAGAGATAAAGAAGAGATTATATGTGAAATGCGAATTATTAACAGTTCTTAGTGCTTAGCCAAAAACAAAAATAAATAAGAGGGGAAATTTAGTGTTTTATTCCTTATGCTGTTTTCTTTCTCGAGCCTATAAACCATCCTGCCGCCACACCAACAATCAGCGCCACTATACCCGCGCCAGCAACACTAGCGATATCCATTGTAGGAACTTCTCTCGTCACAGTTGTAGCAGTCGTCACAGTTGTAGCAGTCGTCACAGTTGTAGCAGTCGTCACAGTTGTAGCAGTCGTCACAGTTGCGGTTTTAGTTACTGTTCGCATGGGCAGGTACTTCGCTAATCGTAAGAGTTGTGGAGGTACTTCAATAATAGAGAGGAACTCTACAATGTCAAAAATGCCTTCTTGGACCTCTGGCGGCAGTAATTCCCATGGTAGTTTAATAGGTCCTGTAGGCGGCCATTGCGGTCTTGTTGGCGGTTGTATTAATCCAAATGCAATCCAATAATTTGTTGGATAGATCCATGAAATAAATACTGCGCTTGATCTATCATAGTATGGAAATCTTGATCCAGCTATTTCAAACCAGCTTACCGGCTCGCCTAGATAATCGAATATATTTATCTCCTTTATATTGAAGTGGAAGGCTCTTCTAACTGCCCATAAAGAGACTGTCGGCAAGTAGTAATTATACCACCACGTTACCTTGGCTATCGCATCCATCCATTTATCGGTGCCAGGTACAGCTGATACTACGATCTCACGCTCATAATTTGGACATACATATATGGTTGTTCCATTAGGTAATGGAACAGGCCATGTCCAATTAAGCATTACTGCGGTGGGAGCCACACCATAGAGCATTCCCCACAAACCATCCGGCAACATACATAATGATTCATAGCCCGAGGCAGACCAAGTAACCAGAACATCATAATCTCCCGCTCCCACCCTTGTCCAGTAAACGGAGAGATCCACAACAACTAATTCGCCCTTAATACCATGCGTCTCCAATTGTGAAATAATATTTAGTCCTAGCGCCTGCCAGATTACACCATATGCCGTAGTTATTAAGAACTCGATTTTGACTTCTCGCCCGTCGGGTGTACGCCAATAGCCATCACTACCCCTATAGAACCCAGCTCTCTCTAGTAAATTATATGCCTCTGTTGGATTGTATGTCCAATTACGCAAGTTTTCAACTATCCAATCTGGGAAGAACACGGTACTCGATATGGATGTTGGATAATCGGTATATGGCACACATAGTGGCGGATGGGCATTAGCAGATTCTACTCTATCTATTAGCATCGCTAATGCCTGCCTAAACTCTGTAATATTATATGGATATCTATTAATATTGAATACTAGACCGTGAACCTCAAAGTTCCATGCATAAATAACCTTTATATCCTCAGATTCCTCCTGTATCATCGCAATCATTTCAACTGGGAACCCAGGCATACCGATTAGATCATTGCCTTGAATAATTTCGCTTATTAAAGCTTCCTCTGAACCTACAAAGGTATAGCGTATCTCATCCCATGGGATTTCATTGGCATATCTCCAGCCAGGATTCTTTCTTAGAATCATTCCCGCAGGAGTTAAAGTAGTGGCATCTAGCCAGAAGGGGCCATTACACCATGGTGCATCTACTTGAACTGCTCTAATCTCATCTTGTAATTGTGTTAGATCAAATACTTCAGGAACCTTATCGGCAGGTATATCTTTAACCATTTCAGCATATCGCCCGAATACTTCATAGGGTGATGTGATCTGCAGATGCCAGCCAAATATCGAGAAGACGGAGTAGTAATAAAAGAACGATGTATAATTATAGAATTCTTTCCTTTCAGGATTATCCGCATACGGACTCTCTAAAACCCATGATCGATACACCTTGCTGAAATAGAATCTTACCGTAAAATCGTCAACGATTTCGACCTCTTCTAAATACGGAACATAATTCCTCATAATCTTCCAGTAAATGGTATAATGGGTCCAAACATCTCTAGCATCCACAGGCCTAACTAATTCCCCTCCATGAACCCAGTAAATATCTCCCCAAAGTTCTATTTCAGCATACATTTCCTCAGGATTAAATGTTGCTTTCTTAGCTAGAGCAGGAATGTAAATCTGCTTATTTGTCACAAAATAGAATAATGGTGTTACTGTAAGATATCCCCACATCCACTCTATTAACAAAATGTTGCCAGAGGCCCATGGATTAAAGCTGACGACGTATGGGAGAGTATATATTATTGTTCTACGCAGTATTTTTGGTTCTTGAGCCATAATCTTGCTTGAAGCCGATGTTAGGAGGAAAGATGCTAGCAAAATTATTACTACCATAATTGACAGTAACCTAGAGTTTCTCATACCTTATAACTTCCCCCTAATCTTTTAGATTAAAGATA encodes the following:
- a CDS encoding ABC transporter substrate-binding protein; the encoded protein is MVVIILLASFLLTSASSKIMAQEPKILRRTIIYTLPYVVSFNPWASGNILLIEWMWGYLTVTPLFYFVTNKQIYIPALAKKATFNPEEMYAEIELWGDIYWVHGGELVRPVDARDVWTHYTIYWKIMRNYVPYLEEVEIVDDFTVRFYFSKVYRSWVLESPYADNPERKEFYNYTSFFYYYSVFSIFGWHLQITSPYEVFGRYAEMVKDIPADKVPEVFDLTQLQDEIRAVQVDAPWCNGPFWLDATTLTPAGMILRKNPGWRYANEIPWDEIRYTFVGSEEALISEIIQGNDLIGMPGFPVEMIAMIQEESEDIKVIYAWNFEVHGLVFNINRYPYNITEFRQALAMLIDRVESANAHPPLCVPYTDYPTSISSTVFFPDWIVENLRNWTYNPTEAYNLLERAGFYRGSDGYWRTPDGREVKIEFLITTAYGVIWQALGLNIISQLETHGIKGELVVVDLSVYWTRVGAGDYDVLVTWSASGYESLCMLPDGLWGMLYGVAPTAVMLNWTWPVPLPNGTTIYVCPNYEREIVVSAVPGTDKWMDAIAKVTWWYNYYLPTVSLWAVRRAFHFNIKEINIFDYLGEPVSWFEIAGSRFPYYDRSSAVFISWIYPTNYWIAFGLIQPPTRPQWPPTGPIKLPWELLPPEVQEGIFDIVEFLSIIEVPPQLLRLAKYLPMRTVTKTATVTTATTVTTATTVTTATTVTTATTVTREVPTMDIASVAGAGIVALIVGVAAGWFIGSRKKTA